The following proteins come from a genomic window of Iamia sp. SCSIO 61187:
- a CDS encoding LLM class F420-dependent oxidoreductase, whose protein sequence is MTRLGYQIPNFTYPDTAPGDLFDVVARQAREADTSGFDTVLVMDHFYQLPMLGPPELEMLEAYSVLSALAQHTSTVRLSALVTGNTYRAPALLAKTVTTLDVVSGGRAQLGIGAGWFELEHDALGFEFLTFTERFEKLEESLQIITGMLKGEKPSLDGKWYKVSEAINSPAPLGKIPIMIGGGGEKKTLRLVAQYADESNLICGPDEIPRKLEALAGHCETLGRDRSEITVSYQGMACIAETHDQAVADLDSFLGSRGLDVTSMSDEERENVRGMVPHGSPDEIGEHFSDLMNRGIDGFTVAAPANGFIEGRVELLGQTLSKVVA, encoded by the coding sequence GTGACGCGACTCGGATACCAGATCCCCAACTTCACCTATCCCGACACGGCCCCGGGCGACCTGTTCGACGTGGTGGCCCGTCAGGCCCGCGAGGCCGACACCTCGGGCTTCGACACCGTGCTGGTGATGGACCACTTCTACCAGCTGCCCATGCTGGGCCCGCCGGAGCTGGAGATGCTCGAGGCCTACTCGGTGCTCTCCGCGCTGGCCCAGCACACCTCGACGGTGCGCCTGTCGGCCCTCGTCACCGGGAACACGTACCGGGCCCCGGCGCTCCTGGCCAAGACGGTGACCACGCTCGACGTCGTCTCCGGCGGCCGGGCCCAGCTCGGCATCGGCGCCGGCTGGTTCGAGCTCGAGCACGACGCCCTCGGGTTCGAGTTCCTCACCTTCACCGAGCGGTTCGAGAAGCTGGAGGAGTCGCTCCAGATCATCACCGGGATGCTGAAGGGCGAGAAGCCGAGCCTCGACGGCAAGTGGTACAAGGTCAGCGAGGCCATCAACTCGCCGGCACCGCTCGGGAAGATCCCGATCATGATCGGCGGCGGGGGCGAGAAGAAGACGCTGCGCCTCGTGGCCCAGTACGCCGACGAGTCCAACCTCATCTGCGGGCCCGACGAGATCCCCCGCAAGCTCGAGGCCCTCGCCGGTCACTGCGAGACGCTGGGCCGCGACCGGTCGGAGATCACGGTCAGCTACCAGGGCATGGCCTGCATCGCCGAGACCCACGACCAGGCCGTCGCCGACCTCGACTCCTTCCTCGGCTCCCGGGGCCTCGACGTCACGTCGATGTCCGACGAGGAGCGGGAGAACGTGCGGGGCATGGTCCCCCACGGCAGCCCCGACGAGATCGGCGAGCACTTCTCGGACCTCATGAACCGCGGGATCGACGGGTTCACCGTCGCCGCCCCGGCCAACGGGTTCATCGAGGGCCGGGTCGAGCTCCTCGGCCAGACCCTGAGCAAGGTCGTCGCGTAG
- a CDS encoding triacylglycerol lipase has translation MPSAVADPAPAPAAPADPETAVDEIAGAARLVGALVDTLVGPIQDTHEGIVHRVVAGLGPVGTPVRVVHDAATGAAYGAVRGGARLAGGAAGAVVAAAGGGRDRRPISAHPRGAQALAFGSGLLGDWMDGRTDDLVVRLTVCHHGEPLPTEPAALVGALDAPTDRIVVFVHGLAETPASWGWWPTDDEGQAVPTYGERLAEVGWTPLEVGYNTGLPVTTSAEELAELIEGLVAAWPGPVAEVALVGHSMGGLVAGAACHRGLATGAGWVDHVSHVVTLGTPHAGSWLARLAHRGASTFGRLPETRGLASFLDLRSAGIRDLTRGRRPAALGEGGGDDADEEADVEAEIVTLAALMPRARHAFVASSLGAGRRHPVAWLVGDGLVHPRSATAPARAARDAPNVVVRHHSRVGHLRLVHHPAVADDLVTWMGPRR, from the coding sequence GTGCCGTCCGCCGTCGCCGACCCTGCGCCCGCCCCCGCTGCGCCCGCCGACCCGGAGACGGCGGTCGACGAGATCGCCGGCGCCGCCCGGTTGGTCGGCGCGCTCGTCGACACCCTGGTCGGCCCGATCCAGGACACCCACGAGGGCATCGTCCACCGGGTCGTCGCCGGGCTCGGTCCGGTCGGGACCCCGGTGCGGGTCGTCCACGACGCCGCGACCGGCGCGGCGTACGGCGCCGTGCGGGGCGGGGCCCGCCTCGCCGGCGGTGCCGCCGGAGCCGTTGTGGCCGCGGCCGGCGGGGGGCGCGACCGCCGTCCCATCAGCGCCCACCCGCGGGGCGCCCAGGCCCTCGCCTTCGGCAGCGGGCTCCTCGGGGACTGGATGGACGGCCGCACCGACGACCTGGTCGTGCGCCTGACCGTGTGCCACCACGGCGAGCCCCTGCCGACGGAGCCCGCGGCCCTCGTCGGTGCGCTCGACGCACCGACCGACCGCATCGTGGTGTTCGTGCACGGCCTGGCCGAGACCCCCGCGTCGTGGGGCTGGTGGCCGACCGACGACGAGGGGCAGGCCGTGCCCACCTACGGCGAGCGCCTCGCCGAGGTCGGGTGGACGCCGCTCGAGGTCGGCTACAACACCGGCCTCCCCGTCACCACCAGCGCCGAGGAGCTGGCCGAGCTGATCGAGGGGCTCGTCGCCGCCTGGCCGGGACCGGTGGCCGAGGTCGCCCTCGTCGGCCACTCCATGGGCGGGCTCGTCGCCGGGGCCGCCTGCCACCGCGGCCTCGCCACCGGGGCGGGGTGGGTCGACCACGTGAGCCACGTCGTGACGCTGGGGACGCCCCACGCCGGATCGTGGCTGGCGCGCCTGGCGCACCGGGGCGCCTCCACCTTCGGCCGCCTCCCCGAGACCCGCGGCCTGGCGTCGTTCCTCGACCTCCGCAGCGCCGGCATCCGTGACCTCACCCGCGGCAGGCGGCCGGCCGCCCTCGGGGAGGGCGGCGGTGACGACGCCGACGAGGAGGCCGACGTCGAGGCCGAGATCGTGACCCTCGCCGCCCTCATGCCCCGCGCCCGCCACGCCTTCGTCGCCTCCTCGCTCGGCGCCGGGCGGCGACACCCCGTCGCCTGGCTCGTCGGCGACGGCCTGGTCCACCCCCGCAGCGCCACCGCCCCCGCCCGCGCCGCCCGCGACGCCCCCAACGTCGTCGTGCGCCACCACTCCCGCGTCGGCCACCTCCGCCTCGTCCACCACCCCGCCGTCGCCGACGACCTCGTCACCTGGATGGGTCCCCGCCGCTGA
- a CDS encoding PKD domain-containing protein: MTTNRRTRRTRAAAATATVVVATMLGALVVATGPAGGVAPVAAAHSTQVNALPNEATPHALDGSVRTVAVVGDTVFMGGDFTQAANPDRTPVARSWILAFDKATGVVRSGWAPQLDGTVHSIVPAEDGQSVYVAGAFKTVNGARQPKVARLRVSDGGLMDFKPAVDATVYTLALVGNRLWMGGVFKNIQGRSLRVAAVDAQTAVIDDRMSIPFTGTHHGIGDGKIWRIEPSPDGRHVLVGGSFSAVGGQPRGQIAKIDIAADGTPTLSPWSTTRYAPTCASSIADSLRDISYSPDGSYFVIGTSGGLPSNDNSTLCDTTARWEDTDTPNSQPTWVNPTGGDSVYSVEVSGAAVYVGGHFRWSNNVNGRDRLMPGGVGREGIAALDPANGVPLSWNPGRDRGQAVWQMLSTPDGLYVASDTDRIARYLYRGRIAFFPVAGGAPVPQPANMVLPGAFHQYVPSGPARVISRSYDGTTVGNPETVATPPSDFSNLTGAFRVDGTLYTAHSDGTLRARSYDGTTFGPPTTINLYGLSAFASELSNVRGITYSAGRLYYGLSGSTSLFSRGFSVESRIVAGARTTVATSSSTTLHYGNVGSMVVIGDQLYYSDTRNTTLRRGTFSPTTGIDPATITTVSPSGPGGIAWSTGELWGVQGAIPNQAPTAAFTSTCTGMSCAVDASDSTDGDGEIASVQWDFGDGGTATGTTADHRYADAGTYTITVTVTDDDGAVGSATRSVTVTGPQVVGTSSSTGNQTKTVHTVTVPAGVQPGDQLVLFNASNATGTMTANASAGWTRVIDASTSGSRHGAFVRTAVAGDAGSTVSVTFSGYAKADLTVVAYRGVTLGATAGQAGYTTPVVAATPGAWAVSYWADKSATTTAITPPAAVTIRFERTATGAGHLTETLGDVVATGTTVGGLTGTPAGGAPVANAAAMTLVLVPS, encoded by the coding sequence GTGACCACCAACCGCCGCACCCGCCGCACCCGGGCCGCTGCCGCCACCGCCACCGTGGTGGTGGCCACCATGCTCGGCGCCCTCGTCGTGGCGACCGGCCCGGCCGGCGGCGTCGCCCCCGTGGCCGCCGCCCACTCGACGCAGGTGAACGCCCTGCCGAACGAGGCCACCCCGCACGCCCTCGACGGCAGCGTGCGCACCGTCGCCGTCGTCGGCGACACCGTGTTCATGGGCGGCGACTTCACCCAGGCCGCCAACCCCGACCGCACCCCGGTCGCCCGCAGCTGGATCCTCGCCTTCGACAAGGCCACCGGCGTCGTCCGCTCCGGCTGGGCCCCGCAGCTCGACGGCACGGTCCACTCGATCGTCCCGGCCGAGGACGGCCAGTCGGTCTACGTGGCCGGCGCCTTCAAGACCGTCAACGGCGCCCGCCAGCCCAAGGTCGCCCGCCTCCGGGTCAGCGACGGCGGGCTGATGGACTTCAAGCCGGCCGTCGACGCCACCGTCTACACGCTCGCCCTGGTCGGGAACCGCCTCTGGATGGGCGGCGTGTTCAAGAACATCCAGGGCCGGTCCCTCCGCGTCGCCGCCGTCGACGCCCAGACGGCCGTCATCGACGACCGCATGAGCATCCCGTTCACCGGCACCCACCACGGCATCGGTGACGGGAAGATCTGGCGCATCGAGCCGTCGCCCGACGGCCGTCACGTCCTCGTCGGGGGCAGCTTCTCCGCCGTGGGCGGCCAGCCCCGAGGCCAGATCGCCAAGATCGACATCGCCGCCGACGGCACGCCGACCCTGTCGCCGTGGTCGACCACCCGCTACGCCCCGACCTGCGCCTCGTCGATCGCCGACTCGCTGCGCGACATCTCCTACAGCCCCGACGGCTCGTACTTCGTCATCGGGACCTCCGGCGGCCTCCCGTCCAACGACAACAGCACCCTGTGCGACACCACCGCCCGGTGGGAGGACACCGACACCCCGAACTCCCAGCCCACGTGGGTGAACCCGACCGGTGGCGACTCCGTCTACTCCGTCGAGGTCAGCGGCGCCGCCGTCTACGTCGGTGGCCACTTCCGCTGGTCGAACAACGTCAACGGCCGTGACCGGCTGATGCCGGGCGGCGTCGGGCGCGAGGGCATCGCCGCCCTCGACCCGGCCAACGGCGTGCCCCTCAGCTGGAACCCGGGCCGCGACCGAGGCCAGGCCGTGTGGCAGATGCTCTCCACGCCCGACGGCCTCTACGTCGCCAGCGACACCGACCGCATCGCCCGCTACCTCTACCGGGGCCGCATCGCCTTCTTCCCGGTGGCCGGCGGCGCCCCCGTGCCCCAGCCCGCCAACATGGTCCTGCCCGGCGCCTTCCACCAGTACGTGCCGAGCGGCCCGGCCCGCGTGATCTCCCGCTCCTACGACGGCACCACCGTCGGCAACCCGGAGACCGTGGCCACGCCGCCGTCGGACTTCTCCAACCTCACCGGTGCCTTCCGCGTCGACGGCACCCTCTACACCGCCCACAGCGACGGGACCCTCCGGGCCCGCAGCTACGACGGCACCACGTTCGGCCCGCCGACCACCATCAACCTCTACGGCCTGTCGGCCTTCGCCAGCGAGCTCTCGAACGTGCGGGGCATCACCTACTCGGCCGGGCGCCTCTACTACGGCCTGTCGGGCAGCACGAGCCTGTTCAGCCGGGGGTTCTCGGTCGAGAGCCGGATCGTCGCCGGTGCCCGGACCACCGTGGCCACCTCGTCGAGCACCACCCTGCACTACGGCAACGTCGGCTCGATGGTCGTGATCGGCGACCAGCTCTACTACTCCGACACCCGCAACACGACCCTCCGTCGGGGCACCTTCTCGCCGACCACCGGCATCGACCCGGCCACGATCACCACGGTCAGCCCGTCGGGCCCCGGCGGCATCGCCTGGTCGACGGGTGAGCTGTGGGGGGTCCAGGGCGCCATCCCCAACCAGGCCCCCACGGCCGCCTTCACCAGCACCTGCACCGGCATGAGCTGCGCCGTCGACGCCTCGGACTCCACCGACGGCGACGGGGAGATCGCCAGCGTCCAGTGGGACTTCGGCGACGGCGGCACGGCCACGGGGACCACCGCCGACCACCGCTACGCCGACGCCGGCACCTACACGATCACCGTCACCGTCACCGACGACGACGGCGCCGTGGGCAGCGCCACCCGCTCGGTCACCGTCACCGGCCCCCAGGTCGTCGGGACCTCCTCCAGCACCGGCAACCAGACGAAGACCGTCCACACGGTCACCGTCCCCGCCGGGGTCCAGCCCGGTGACCAGCTGGTCCTGTTCAACGCCTCCAACGCCACCGGCACCATGACGGCCAACGCCTCCGCCGGGTGGACCCGGGTCATCGACGCCAGCACCTCCGGCAGCCGCCACGGCGCCTTCGTCCGCACCGCCGTCGCCGGCGACGCCGGCTCGACCGTCTCGGTCACCTTCAGCGGCTACGCCAAGGCCGACCTCACCGTGGTCGCCTACCGGGGGGTCACCCTCGGCGCCACCGCCGGCCAGGCCGGCTACACGACGCCGGTCGTGGCGGCGACCCCCGGCGCCTGGGCCGTGTCCTACTGGGCCGACAAGTCGGCGACGACCACGGCCATCACCCCGCCCGCCGCGGTCACCATCCGCTTCGAGCGGACGGCCACCGGCGCCGGCCACCTCACCGAGACGCTCGGCGACGTCGTCGCCACCGGCACCACCGTCGGCGGCCTCACCGGCACGCCCGCCGGTGGCGCCCCCGTCGCCAACGCCGCGGCCATGACGCTGGTGCTCGTCCCCAGCTGA
- a CDS encoding PaaI family thioesterase, whose translation MTDASTTAVPEGTPPLSPFGETLGESIVSVGPDEVVLRLPIEPHLHQPYGIVHGGVWCSMVETAASMGAAAWLRTRGDGNVVGVSNHTDFLRAVRDGEVTATATPIHRGRLQQLWLVEIRDETDRLCARGQVRLQNLESAEGLARS comes from the coding sequence GTGACCGACGCCTCCACCACCGCCGTGCCCGAGGGCACCCCGCCCCTCAGCCCCTTCGGCGAGACGCTGGGCGAGTCCATCGTCTCGGTCGGCCCCGACGAGGTGGTCCTCCGCCTGCCGATCGAGCCCCACCTGCACCAGCCCTACGGCATCGTCCACGGCGGGGTGTGGTGCTCGATGGTCGAGACGGCGGCGAGCATGGGTGCGGCCGCCTGGCTCCGCACCCGGGGCGACGGCAACGTGGTGGGCGTCTCCAACCACACCGACTTCCTGCGGGCGGTGCGCGACGGCGAGGTCACGGCGACGGCGACACCGATCCACCGGGGCCGGCTCCAGCAGCTGTGGCTGGTCGAGATCCGCGACGAGACCGACCGGCTCTGCGCCCGGGGCCAGGTCCGGCTCCAGAACCTCGAGTCGGCCGAG